GGACCCATCTCTCTTTTTTCGTCAAACTTTTAGCTATGTCCGGTTTTGTGGCTATTGGGTTGTTTTCCTTGGTTCTGGCTAGGTTTTCTTTGCCAAGTGTTTTATCAGAGTCTACCCATAGTGATACTATTCTGATAaactgtggttcatcttcaaATGTATCAGTAGGCAATCGTGTATTCCTAGCTGATAATTCTGATTCTGATATTAGTATCCTTGTAACCTCTGAAAGAGTTTTTCTCAGCACAAATTCAACGTCATTATCTTCATCTACATTTGGTTCGCAATTGTATAAAACTGCAAGACTATTCAAGGGGATCTCACATTACACATTTCCAATAAAAAAACCTGGTCTTCATTGGATTCGTCtctatttcttccctttcttttctcAACAGTACAACTTGAGCTTAGCCAAGTTCTCTCTTTCTTCTCAAGGTTTTACCCTTTTCAAAGAGTTGCAAATAGAGAATGGTTCAAAAGTCATGGAGTACTCTTTAAACATAGTTTCCAATAACCTGGTTCTTACTTTTACCCCTTCCACCAATTCCTTTGCTTTCATAAACGCCTTAGAAATCATGCCACAACCAGACGAGCTCCTTCCTAAGGCTGCAAAAACTGTTGGTTTGCATGAAAGTCAAAAGAATTTGCAGGAGCAAGCATTAGAGACAACCATGAGGGTGAACATGGGTGGTGAAGTAGTGTCTCCCCAAAACGACACTCTTTGGCGATATTGGATTTCTGATGATCCGTTTTTGATACACAATAATGCAAAGTTTGTGTCAAATATAGCACTTGTCAATTATTCGAAGGGAATGTCAAATGAGGAGATTGCTCCCCGAATTGTTTATGGCACTGCAACTAAGTTGATCTTAGATGGAGGAGACGCTGCATATTTTAACATTTCATGGCAGTTTGATGTTGTTTCAGGTTTTGAATATCTGGTGAGGTTTCATTTCTGTGACATAATAAATGCTTCTCTTCAGAGCCCCCCGTTTAGTGTCTATATCAACTCCTGGTTTGTCTCTACCTACGCTGATATTACAAATCAAAAAGAAGATGTTGGTGCCCCCTATTTTCTGGATGTGATTGTAAAGATGAATGACAACTCAAAACTAAAAGTGAGCCTTGGTCGTAATAGTCCTGGGGATATTTATGCAAATCCCTTCCTCAATGGCGTTGAGATCATGAAAATAAGTAATTTCCGCAAAAGCCTTGATGTCTCGGACACTTTGTCAACTAGCAACTCCAAGGGGAAAATTATTGTTTTAGCTGGTTTGGCTGCTGGACTTTTTGTGGCTGTTGTTTTGGTTGTGGTTCTCTTCCTATTTTGCAGAAGAAGGAGAAGACTGAGACTTGTTGGCCATTCAAAGACAGATGGTAATGCTCTAAATGGCAATGGTGCATTTTCTTGCTCGGAAAATGTCTATCGCTTCCCTCTATTGGTGATTCAAGAGGCCACTGATAACTTCAGCGAAAACTTGGTTATTGGGGTTGGTGGCTTTGGCAAGGTCTACAAAGGAGTTCTTAGAGACAACATGAAAGTGGCTGTTAAAAGGGGAGTTTCTCAATCAAATCAAGGCCTTGCTGAGTTCACTACAGAAATCGAAATGTTGTCCCAGTTTCGCCACCGCCATTTGGTGTCCTTGATTGGCTACTGCGACGATCACAACGAGATGATTATAATTTACGAGTACATGGAAAATGGGACGCTCAAGGATCATCTATATGGTTCTGATGTTGCAAGCTTAAGTTGGAAACAAAGGCTTCAGATATGCATTGGATCTGCAAGAGGACTTCACTACCTCCACACTGGTTCTACCAAAGCAATCATTCATAGGGATGTCAAGTCTGCAAACATACTTCTTGAtgagaatttcatggctaaggTTGCAGATTTTGGACTTTCAAAGACAGGTCCTGATATTGACAAGACACATGTTAGTACAGCAGTTAAGGGAAGTTTTGGATATCTTGATCCTGAATACTTGACAATGCAGCAACTGACTGAGAAATCAGATGTGTACTCCTTTGGAGTGGTAATGCTAGAAGTCCTCTGTGGGAGACCTGTCATTGATCCCTCCCTTCCAAGGGAAAAAGTGAATCTAATTGAATGGGCAATGAAATCTCATAAAAGAGGCGAACTTGAAGAAGTCATTGACCCTCGTCTTACAGGCCAAACAAAGCCAGAAGCAGCATTGAAGTTTGGAGAGTTAGTTGAAAAATGC
This genomic interval from Humulus lupulus chromosome 8, drHumLupu1.1, whole genome shotgun sequence contains the following:
- the LOC133798490 gene encoding probable receptor-like protein kinase At2g39360, with the protein product MSGFVAIGLFSLVLARFSLPSVLSESTHSDTILINCGSSSNVSVGNRVFLADNSDSDISILVTSERVFLSTNSTSLSSSTFGSQLYKTARLFKGISHYTFPIKKPGLHWIRLYFFPFFSQQYNLSLAKFSLSSQGFTLFKELQIENGSKVMEYSLNIVSNNLVLTFTPSTNSFAFINALEIMPQPDELLPKAAKTVGLHESQKNLQEQALETTMRVNMGGEVVSPQNDTLWRYWISDDPFLIHNNAKFVSNIALVNYSKGMSNEEIAPRIVYGTATKLILDGGDAAYFNISWQFDVVSGFEYLVRFHFCDIINASLQSPPFSVYINSWFVSTYADITNQKEDVGAPYFLDVIVKMNDNSKLKVSLGRNSPGDIYANPFLNGVEIMKISNFRKSLDVSDTLSTSNSKGKIIVLAGLAAGLFVAVVLVVVLFLFCRRRRRLRLVGHSKTDGNALNGNGAFSCSENVYRFPLLVIQEATDNFSENLVIGVGGFGKVYKGVLRDNMKVAVKRGVSQSNQGLAEFTTEIEMLSQFRHRHLVSLIGYCDDHNEMIIIYEYMENGTLKDHLYGSDVASLSWKQRLQICIGSARGLHYLHTGSTKAIIHRDVKSANILLDENFMAKVADFGLSKTGPDIDKTHVSTAVKGSFGYLDPEYLTMQQLTEKSDVYSFGVVMLEVLCGRPVIDPSLPREKVNLIEWAMKSHKRGELEEVIDPRLTGQTKPEAALKFGELVEKCLAERGVYRPSMGDVLWNLEYVLQLQGPANTPNGNNGDLSSSQVNHVNELETTSILSTTEISSVNFGDLADVSMSKVFAQMVNDELR